In the genome of Cronobacter malonaticus LMG 23826, one region contains:
- a CDS encoding YfcL family protein: MIAEFEARILALIDEMVEHASDDELFASGYLRGHLTLAVAALEQGDDHSPQAVYTKVTNSLETAIHAGELSPRDQALVLGMWDNLFQQAKLN, from the coding sequence ATGATTGCCGAATTTGAAGCACGTATTCTGGCGCTGATAGATGAGATGGTGGAGCACGCGAGCGACGACGAACTGTTCGCCAGCGGCTACCTGCGCGGGCACCTGACGCTTGCCGTCGCGGCGCTGGAGCAGGGCGACGACCACTCGCCGCAGGCGGTATACACCAAAGTGACGAACAGCCTCGAAACGGCGATCCACGCGGGCGAACTCTCGCCGCGTGACCAGGCGCTGGTGCTGGGCATGTGGGATAACCTGTTCCAGCAGGCGAAGCTCAACTAA
- the mepA gene encoding penicillin-insensitive murein endopeptidase yields MKKLCLALLALLACSAASAATPWQKITQPIPGAAQSIGTFSNGCIVGAQPLPIESEHYQIMRTDQRRYFGHPELVRFIERLSNQVSELQLGTVLVGDMGMPAGGRFNGGHASHQTGLDVDIFLQLPKTRWSAAQLRRPQALDLVSSDGKSVVQSLWKPEIGGLIKLAALDDEVTRIFVNPAIKQQLCLDAGPDRDWLRKVRPWFQHRAHMHVRLRCPPDSLECVEQDPPPPGDGCGEELQSWFKPAAPGSSKPEKTTPPPLPPSCQALLDKHVL; encoded by the coding sequence ATGAAAAAACTCTGCTTAGCCTTGCTGGCGCTGCTTGCCTGCAGCGCGGCAAGCGCTGCCACGCCGTGGCAGAAAATCACCCAGCCGATCCCGGGCGCGGCCCAGTCGATCGGCACTTTTTCCAATGGCTGTATCGTCGGCGCGCAGCCGCTGCCGATCGAGTCAGAGCACTATCAAATCATGCGCACCGACCAGCGCCGCTATTTTGGTCATCCGGAGCTGGTGCGCTTTATCGAGCGCCTGAGCAACCAGGTGAGCGAGTTGCAGCTCGGCACCGTGCTGGTGGGCGATATGGGAATGCCTGCGGGCGGGCGCTTTAACGGCGGTCACGCCAGCCACCAGACGGGCCTCGATGTCGATATTTTCCTGCAACTGCCGAAAACGCGCTGGAGCGCGGCGCAGCTGCGTCGTCCGCAGGCGCTGGATTTAGTCTCAAGCGACGGGAAATCGGTGGTGCAGTCACTCTGGAAGCCGGAGATCGGCGGGCTGATTAAGCTTGCGGCGCTTGATGATGAAGTTACGCGTATTTTCGTAAACCCGGCGATTAAACAGCAGCTCTGCCTGGATGCCGGGCCGGATCGCGACTGGCTGCGTAAAGTGCGCCCGTGGTTCCAGCATCGCGCCCATATGCACGTGCGTCTGCGCTGCCCGCCGGACAGCCTGGAGTGCGTGGAGCAGGATCCGCCGCCGCCGGGGGATGGCTGTGGCGAAGAGTTGCAAAGCTGGTTTAAGCCTGCTGCGCCTGGCAGCAGCAAGCCTGAGAAAACCACGCCGCCGCCGCTGCCGCCGTCGTGTCAGGCGCTGCTCGACAAACACGTTCTTTAA
- the smrB gene encoding endonuclease SmrB: MKKKPSLSEEEKSLFRALMSGTRELKQDTIVHPPARKKLREVPPKRLLQEQVDASHYFSDEFQPLLNSDGPMRYVRPGVDHFELKKLRRGDYSPELFLDLHGLTQMQAKQELGALIAACRREHVFCACVMHGHGKHILKQQTPLWLAQHPHVMAFHQAPKEYGGDAALLVLIEVEEWQPPQLP, from the coding sequence ATGAAAAAGAAGCCATCGCTAAGCGAAGAAGAAAAGTCGCTGTTTCGCGCGCTGATGAGCGGAACGCGCGAGCTGAAACAGGACACCATCGTGCATCCGCCCGCGCGTAAAAAGCTGCGCGAAGTGCCGCCAAAACGCCTGTTACAGGAGCAGGTGGACGCGAGCCACTATTTTTCTGATGAATTCCAGCCGCTTCTGAACAGCGACGGGCCGATGCGCTATGTGCGCCCCGGCGTGGATCACTTCGAGCTGAAAAAACTGCGCCGCGGCGACTATTCGCCCGAGCTGTTTCTCGATCTCCACGGCCTGACGCAGATGCAGGCCAAACAGGAGCTGGGCGCACTTATCGCCGCCTGCCGTCGCGAACATGTGTTCTGCGCCTGCGTGATGCATGGCCACGGTAAACATATTCTTAAACAGCAGACGCCGCTGTGGCTGGCCCAGCACCCGCACGTGATGGCGTTCCATCAGGCACCGAAAGAGTATGGCGGCGACGCCGCGCTGCTGGTGTTAATAGAAGTGGAAGAGTGGCAGCCGCCGCAGTTGCCTTAA
- the aroC gene encoding chorismate synthase encodes MAGNTLGQLFRVTTFGESHGLALGCIIDGVPPGIALSEADLQHDLDRRRPGTSRYTTQRREPDQVKILSGVFEGVTTGTSIGLLIENTDQRSQDYSAIKDVFRPGHADYTYEQKYGLRDYRGGGRSSARETAMRVAAGAIAKKYLAQKFGIVIRACLTQMGDIPLEIKDWTQVEQNPFFSPDADKLEALDELMRALKKEGDSIGAKVTVVADNVPPGLGEPVFDRLDADIAHALMSINAVKGVEIGEGFGVVALKGSENRDEITKEGFQSNHAGGILGGISSGQQIVANIALKPTSSITVPGRTVNRFGEEVEMITRGRHDPCVGIRAVPIAEAMMAIVLMDHLLRHRAQNADVTTTLPRW; translated from the coding sequence ATGGCAGGCAACACTCTTGGACAACTCTTTCGCGTAACCACTTTCGGCGAGTCGCATGGTCTGGCGCTCGGCTGCATCATTGACGGCGTGCCGCCGGGCATTGCGCTGAGCGAAGCCGACCTGCAACACGATCTCGACCGCCGCCGTCCTGGCACCTCCCGTTACACCACGCAGCGCCGCGAGCCGGATCAGGTGAAAATTCTCTCCGGCGTGTTTGAGGGCGTGACCACCGGCACCAGCATCGGCCTGCTGATTGAAAATACCGATCAGCGCTCCCAGGATTACAGCGCGATCAAAGATGTGTTCCGTCCAGGACATGCCGATTACACCTACGAACAGAAATATGGCCTGCGTGATTATCGCGGCGGCGGGCGCTCGTCGGCGCGTGAAACCGCCATGCGCGTGGCGGCAGGCGCCATTGCTAAAAAGTATCTGGCGCAAAAATTCGGTATCGTCATCCGCGCCTGCCTGACCCAGATGGGCGATATTCCGCTGGAGATCAAAGACTGGACGCAGGTGGAGCAGAACCCGTTCTTCTCCCCGGATGCGGATAAGCTGGAAGCGCTGGACGAACTGATGCGCGCGCTGAAAAAAGAGGGCGACTCTATCGGCGCGAAAGTGACGGTGGTGGCGGATAACGTGCCGCCGGGCCTCGGTGAGCCGGTATTTGACCGTCTCGATGCCGACATCGCCCACGCGCTGATGAGCATCAACGCCGTTAAGGGTGTTGAGATTGGCGAAGGCTTTGGCGTCGTGGCGCTGAAAGGCAGCGAAAACCGCGACGAAATCACCAAAGAGGGTTTTCAGAGCAACCATGCGGGCGGCATTCTCGGCGGCATCAGCAGCGGCCAGCAGATTGTCGCGAATATCGCGCTGAAGCCGACCTCCAGCATCACCGTACCGGGCCGTACCGTTAACCGCTTTGGCGAGGAAGTCGAGATGATCACCCGCGGGCGTCACGATCCGTGCGTGGGTATTCGCGCCGTGCCGATCGCCGAGGCGATGATGGCTATCGTGCTGATGGATCACCTGCTGCGTCACCGCGCCCAGAACGCGGATGTCACCACCACGCTTCCTCGCTGGTAA
- a CDS encoding autotransporter serine protease, whose translation MDDTFMYVPFVAATDVVTRTNYNRPLFVTSAATARAAGINGAGVKVGVADTGILTTHPALLGVVKGTLNYVDASANNLSVGDVRGHGTMVAQTLAGRATGLFTGGTAPGATLISARIIPDVANTRQSLNFGQINYDLARAGAKIINNSWGIPDWNPTSTATTTYFVNAWKPFISSYNGLIVFASGNDGAANPVGVAKLPSLAPASGLDKGWLVATAVDTFNPSYIASYANRCGVMKNSCLAAPGSVYVQSTDSTGKAVLRLVSGTSFAAPQVSGVAAMVWQKYPYFTNDLVRQTVLGTATDIGAPGVDAVFGYGLLNAAKAINGPAKFNWGTVSVAFNSYTSTWSNAISGSGGLIKSGTGKLVLTQDASYTGTTQVLGGSLSSAKSLASAVNIGRAGTLDVRTVKGNVDNSGFVLLRDGKTRFMTNYTQRTTGSLAFMLGSTLDVAGRATIAGNLHLLGVPAGYITQARQPVVNAGAVSGKFSRFTQSAGVFLTGSLGYSTKQVWLNIKRLQVTQTKVASTSAATQSAAVRLEQAFTQLDKQVATGVAVRASSFASAAGELQHISNNTSARAALESLSGQLPAATAALTWQAINVNQRSSATHINALLDAPQSRSWSDTLSWNGSLGRSGYSPVSYSMKGWVTGQDRFIDEHTFIGTSLSRTDTFSALSSGGERNTGTLSEAALYGGKIYGGYYLTGRLASGYYDGQQHRMLWLGSRSERVSSRQSGSWMSLGSETGYRFNLDGFAVTPFIDTQYITLKQDAFSEKSGSGFGLRADNQTTTRWQAGAGLRAAYTFDLQTHGRLDLSFQTHLQRALSQDEGRYQASFTGVDQPVPLHGVTAPEKTLTSAVSLGWQVNPALNLNLTGEQETSDGRNSNRSVMAGVSLSF comes from the coding sequence GTGGATGATACCTTCATGTATGTGCCTTTTGTGGCGGCAACGGATGTTGTCACGCGCACCAACTATAATCGCCCGTTGTTTGTCACCAGCGCCGCGACAGCGCGAGCGGCAGGCATTAACGGTGCCGGGGTTAAAGTCGGCGTAGCGGATACCGGTATTCTGACAACGCATCCGGCGCTGTTGGGGGTGGTGAAAGGCACGCTAAACTATGTCGACGCGAGCGCCAATAATCTGAGCGTCGGCGATGTCCGCGGCCACGGCACGATGGTCGCCCAGACGCTCGCGGGCCGCGCCACAGGACTGTTCACCGGCGGTACTGCGCCGGGCGCGACGCTTATCAGCGCGCGTATCATTCCTGATGTCGCTAATACCCGCCAGAGCCTGAATTTCGGGCAGATCAACTACGATCTCGCGCGTGCTGGCGCGAAAATTATCAATAACTCCTGGGGTATTCCTGACTGGAACCCGACCAGCACCGCCACGACTACCTATTTTGTAAACGCCTGGAAGCCCTTTATCTCGTCCTATAACGGACTGATTGTGTTTGCGAGCGGCAACGATGGCGCGGCGAATCCGGTAGGCGTTGCGAAACTGCCGTCGCTGGCCCCCGCCTCCGGGCTGGATAAGGGCTGGCTGGTGGCCACGGCGGTCGATACTTTTAACCCGAGCTATATCGCGAGCTACGCCAACCGCTGCGGTGTGATGAAAAACAGCTGCCTCGCGGCACCCGGCAGCGTTTACGTGCAGTCGACAGACAGTACCGGTAAAGCGGTGCTGCGCCTGGTGAGCGGCACTTCATTTGCCGCGCCGCAGGTTTCCGGCGTGGCGGCGATGGTCTGGCAGAAATACCCTTATTTCACGAACGATCTGGTTCGCCAGACGGTGCTCGGCACCGCGACCGATATCGGCGCACCGGGTGTGGACGCGGTATTTGGTTACGGCCTGCTGAACGCCGCGAAGGCGATTAACGGCCCGGCGAAGTTTAACTGGGGCACCGTGAGCGTCGCGTTTAACAGCTATACCTCGACCTGGAGCAACGCCATCAGCGGCAGCGGCGGGTTGATTAAAAGCGGTACCGGCAAGCTAGTGCTGACGCAGGACGCCAGCTATACCGGCACTACGCAGGTGCTGGGCGGCAGCCTGTCATCGGCGAAAAGTCTGGCCTCCGCGGTGAACATTGGCCGCGCGGGTACGCTGGATGTGCGCACGGTAAAAGGTAATGTCGATAACAGCGGTTTTGTGCTGCTGCGCGACGGCAAAACGCGCTTTATGACCAACTATACGCAGCGCACCACCGGCAGTCTGGCGTTTATGCTCGGCTCGACGCTGGATGTGGCAGGGCGCGCGACGATCGCCGGTAATTTGCATCTGCTTGGCGTACCGGCAGGCTACATCACCCAGGCGCGTCAGCCTGTCGTCAACGCGGGCGCGGTGTCCGGCAAATTCAGCCGCTTTACGCAGTCGGCGGGCGTGTTCCTGACAGGTTCACTGGGCTATAGCACGAAGCAGGTATGGCTGAACATCAAACGTTTGCAGGTGACGCAGACCAAAGTCGCCAGCACGTCTGCGGCCACGCAATCCGCCGCTGTGCGTCTGGAACAGGCGTTTACGCAGCTTGATAAGCAAGTGGCGACCGGCGTGGCGGTGCGCGCCAGTTCGTTTGCGTCCGCGGCGGGCGAGTTGCAGCACATCTCGAATAACACGTCTGCCCGCGCGGCGCTGGAGAGCCTCTCCGGCCAGCTTCCGGCAGCGACGGCGGCGCTCACCTGGCAGGCGATTAATGTGAATCAGCGCAGCAGCGCGACTCACATCAACGCGCTGCTGGACGCGCCGCAAAGCCGCAGCTGGAGCGATACGCTCTCCTGGAACGGCAGCCTCGGACGCAGCGGGTATTCGCCGGTGAGCTACTCCATGAAAGGGTGGGTGACAGGTCAGGACCGGTTTATTGATGAGCACACGTTTATCGGCACGTCGCTGTCGCGCACCGACACGTTCAGCGCGCTGAGCAGCGGCGGCGAGCGCAACACCGGCACGCTGAGCGAAGCGGCGCTGTACGGCGGCAAGATCTACGGCGGCTACTACCTGACTGGTCGCCTGGCGTCCGGGTATTATGACGGCCAGCAGCACCGTATGCTGTGGCTCGGCAGTCGTTCCGAGCGCGTCAGCAGCCGTCAGAGCGGCAGCTGGATGTCGCTTGGCAGCGAGACCGGCTATCGCTTTAACCTGGACGGTTTCGCCGTAACGCCATTTATCGATACGCAATACATCACGCTGAAGCAGGATGCGTTTAGCGAGAAGAGCGGCTCTGGCTTTGGCCTGCGCGCCGACAACCAGACCACCACGCGCTGGCAGGCTGGCGCGGGGCTGCGTGCGGCGTACACGTTCGATCTGCAAACCCACGGGCGGCTGGATCTGAGCTTCCAGACCCACCTGCAACGCGCGTTAAGCCAGGATGAAGGACGCTATCAGGCAAGCTTTACCGGCGTGGATCAGCCAGTGCCGCTGCACGGCGTGACGGCACCTGAGAAAACGCTGACCAGCGCAGTGTCGCTCGGCTGGCAGGTGAATCCGGCGCTGAATCTGAATCTGACGGGCGAGCAGGAGACCAGCGACGGGCGCAACAGCAACCGCAGCGTGATGGCCGGCGTGTCGTTAAGTTTCTGA
- a CDS encoding elongation factor P hydroxylase: MREHHYQDLITIFDGCFAGDFNTRLIKGDDEPIYLPADADAPYHRVVFAHGFYASALHEISHWCIAGKARRELVDFGYWYCPDGRDAQTQSQFEDVEVKPQALEWLFCVAAGFPFNVSCDNLNGDFDPDRIAFQRRVHAQVMQYLTNGIPERPARFIAALQDFYQTPPLAAQQFPWPEDLC, from the coding sequence ATGCGTGAACACCACTATCAGGATTTAATTACTATTTTCGACGGCTGTTTTGCCGGTGATTTTAATACCCGTCTGATTAAAGGCGACGACGAACCGATCTATCTTCCGGCAGATGCCGATGCGCCTTATCACCGCGTGGTGTTTGCACACGGCTTTTACGCCAGCGCCCTGCATGAGATTTCGCACTGGTGTATCGCGGGCAAAGCGCGGCGCGAGCTGGTGGATTTTGGCTACTGGTACTGTCCGGACGGACGCGATGCGCAGACACAGAGCCAGTTTGAAGATGTGGAAGTGAAACCGCAGGCGCTGGAGTGGCTGTTCTGCGTGGCGGCGGGCTTTCCGTTTAACGTCAGCTGCGACAACCTTAACGGCGATTTCGATCCGGATCGCATCGCGTTTCAGCGCCGGGTGCACGCGCAGGTTATGCAATATCTGACCAACGGCATTCCCGAACGTCCGGCGCGCTTTATCGCGGCCTTACAGGATTTTTACCAGACGCCGCCGCTGGCGGCGCAACAGTTCCCATGGCCGGAAGACTTGTGCTAA
- the fabB gene encoding beta-ketoacyl-ACP synthase I, protein MKRAVITGLGIVSSIGNNQQEVLASLREGRSGITFSQEFLDAGMRSHVWGNVKLDTTGLIDRKVVRFMNDASIYAYLSMQEAVKDAGLSDEVYQNNPRVGIVAGSGGSSKAQVFGADAMRSPRGLKAVGPYVVTKAMASAVSACLATPFKIHGVNYSISSACATSAHCIGNAVEQIQLGKQDIVFAGGGEELGWEMACEFDAMGALSTKYNETPEKASRTYDASRDGFVIAGGGGMVVVEELEHALARGAHIYAEIVGYGATSDGADMVAPSGEGAVRCMKMAMHGVDTPIDYLNSHGTSTPVGDVKELGAIREVFGDNTPAISATKAMTGHSLGAAGVQEAIYSLLMLEHGFIAPSINIEELDEQAKGMNIITAPVERELTTVMSNSFGFGGTNATLVMRKYQA, encoded by the coding sequence ATGAAACGTGCAGTAATTACTGGCCTGGGCATCGTTTCCAGCATCGGTAATAACCAGCAGGAAGTCCTGGCATCCCTGCGTGAAGGACGCTCGGGGATCACTTTCTCTCAAGAATTTCTCGACGCTGGTATGCGTAGCCACGTCTGGGGCAACGTGAAGCTCGACACCACCGGTCTTATCGACCGTAAAGTGGTTCGCTTCATGAATGACGCCTCAATTTATGCTTACCTCTCCATGCAGGAAGCGGTTAAAGATGCCGGCCTGAGCGACGAGGTGTATCAGAACAACCCGCGCGTCGGTATCGTTGCCGGCTCCGGCGGCTCGTCCAAAGCACAGGTGTTCGGCGCTGACGCGATGCGTAGTCCGCGCGGCCTGAAAGCGGTCGGCCCTTACGTGGTCACTAAAGCGATGGCTTCTGCGGTTTCTGCCTGCCTCGCCACCCCGTTTAAAATCCACGGCGTTAACTACTCCATCAGCTCCGCGTGTGCGACTTCCGCGCACTGCATCGGCAACGCGGTTGAGCAGATCCAGCTTGGCAAACAGGACATCGTGTTTGCAGGCGGCGGTGAAGAGCTGGGCTGGGAAATGGCGTGTGAGTTCGACGCGATGGGCGCGCTCTCCACTAAATACAATGAGACTCCGGAAAAAGCGTCCCGTACTTACGACGCGAGCCGTGACGGCTTCGTTATCGCAGGCGGCGGCGGTATGGTCGTGGTGGAAGAGCTGGAGCACGCGCTGGCGCGCGGCGCGCACATCTATGCGGAAATCGTTGGCTACGGCGCGACCTCCGATGGTGCTGACATGGTCGCCCCGTCTGGCGAAGGCGCGGTGCGCTGCATGAAGATGGCGATGCACGGTGTAGATACCCCGATTGACTATCTGAACTCCCACGGTACGTCTACGCCGGTTGGCGACGTGAAAGAGCTGGGCGCTATTCGTGAAGTCTTCGGCGACAACACGCCGGCTATCTCCGCGACCAAAGCGATGACCGGCCACTCGCTGGGTGCCGCAGGCGTTCAGGAAGCTATCTACTCGCTGCTGATGCTGGAGCACGGCTTTATCGCGCCGAGCATCAACATTGAAGAGCTGGACGAGCAGGCGAAAGGCATGAACATCATCACCGCGCCGGTTGAGCGTGAGCTGACCACCGTGATGTCCAACAGCTTTGGCTTTGGCGGCACCAACGCGACGCTGGTCATGCGTAAATACCAGGCGTAA
- the prmB gene encoding 50S ribosomal protein L3 N(5)-glutamine methyltransferase, translating into MDKIFVDEAVSELHTIQDMLRWAVSRFSAAGIWYGHGTDNPWDEAVQLVLPSLYLPLDIPEDMRTARLTSSERHRIVERVIRRVNERIPVAYLTNKAWFCGHEFYVDERVLVPRSPIGELINNRFAGLIDHEPQHILDMCTGSGCIAIACAYAFPNAEVDAVDISADALAVTEHNIEEHGLIHHVTPIRSDLFRDLPKVQYDIIVTNPPYVDEEDMSDLPNEYRHEPELGLAAGSDGLKLARRILACSPDYLTDNGILICEVGNSMVHLMEQYPDVPFTWLEFDNGGDGVFMLTKAQLISAREHFSIYKD; encoded by the coding sequence GTGGATAAAATTTTCGTCGATGAGGCAGTCAGTGAACTGCATACCATTCAGGATATGTTGCGTTGGGCGGTGAGCCGTTTCAGCGCGGCCGGCATCTGGTATGGTCACGGCACGGATAACCCCTGGGATGAGGCTGTGCAGCTGGTGCTGCCGTCGCTCTACCTGCCGCTCGATATCCCGGAAGATATGCGCACCGCGCGCCTGACCTCCAGCGAGCGTCACCGTATCGTCGAGCGGGTGATCCGCCGCGTTAACGAGCGTATTCCCGTAGCGTATCTCACCAACAAAGCCTGGTTCTGCGGCCACGAATTTTATGTCGATGAGCGCGTGCTGGTGCCGCGTTCGCCGATTGGCGAGTTAATCAATAACCGCTTCGCCGGGCTTATCGACCACGAGCCGCAGCACATTCTCGATATGTGCACCGGCAGCGGCTGTATCGCTATCGCCTGCGCGTATGCCTTCCCGAACGCGGAAGTCGACGCGGTGGATATCTCTGCCGACGCGCTGGCTGTAACCGAGCACAACATTGAAGAGCACGGGCTTATCCATCACGTCACGCCTATCCGCTCAGACTTGTTCCGCGACCTGCCGAAAGTGCAGTACGACATTATCGTTACTAATCCGCCGTACGTGGATGAAGAAGATATGTCCGATCTGCCGAACGAATACCGCCACGAGCCGGAACTCGGCCTGGCAGCGGGCAGCGACGGGCTGAAGCTTGCGCGCCGCATTCTCGCCTGCTCGCCGGACTACCTGACCGACAACGGTATTCTGATTTGTGAAGTCGGTAACAGCATGGTACATCTGATGGAGCAGTACCCGGACGTGCCGTTTACCTGGCTTGAGTTCGACAACGGCGGCGACGGCGTCTTTATGCTGACCAAAGCGCAGCTCATCAGCGCCCGCGAACATTTCAGCATCTACAAAGATTAA
- the flk gene encoding flagella biosynthesis regulator Flk yields MMQPIHGATPRPAGEPPTSPHSAGEQPLSTQQRTVLERLITRLVALTQQQSAEVWAGMKHDLGLKSDAPLLSRHFPAAEQNLNQRLGQAQQTHTQRQVLSQLTELLNVGNNRQAVSDYIRQQFGHTALNQLSGEQLKSVLTLLQNAQLSIPQPQQRPATDRPMQPAEHNTLNQQVTKLAAATGESPKLIWQSMLELSGVKSGELIPAKHFAALSTWLVARQTLADQPAPTLHSIQAALRQPLESREWQEISDYAQQRFQATPQTVLTTAQVQDILNQVFIRRSEGSPETLEVRHIQPIYSPLIAFFTQPVKQISAKPGLAMFLLVLVLLLLWLVI; encoded by the coding sequence ATGATGCAACCCATTCATGGCGCCACGCCCCGCCCGGCGGGGGAGCCTCCCACATCGCCCCACTCCGCAGGCGAACAGCCGCTTTCCACTCAGCAGCGCACGGTGCTTGAGCGGCTTATCACCCGGCTTGTGGCGCTAACCCAACAGCAAAGCGCCGAAGTCTGGGCCGGCATGAAGCACGATCTGGGCTTAAAGAGCGATGCGCCGCTGCTTTCGCGCCACTTCCCCGCCGCCGAGCAGAACCTTAACCAGCGGTTAGGCCAGGCGCAGCAGACCCATACCCAGCGCCAGGTATTGTCGCAACTGACCGAGCTTCTGAACGTCGGCAACAACCGCCAGGCGGTGAGCGATTATATCCGCCAGCAGTTCGGGCACACCGCGCTGAACCAGCTCTCCGGCGAGCAGCTCAAAAGCGTGCTGACGCTGCTGCAAAACGCGCAGCTGAGTATTCCGCAACCGCAGCAGCGCCCGGCGACCGACCGCCCGATGCAGCCCGCGGAGCATAATACGCTCAACCAGCAGGTGACGAAGCTTGCGGCGGCCACCGGCGAATCGCCGAAGCTTATCTGGCAGTCGATGCTGGAGCTTTCTGGCGTGAAAAGCGGTGAGCTGATTCCGGCGAAGCATTTCGCGGCGCTCTCGACCTGGCTTGTCGCGCGCCAGACCCTCGCCGACCAGCCCGCGCCAACGCTACACAGCATTCAGGCCGCGCTACGCCAGCCGCTGGAGTCGCGCGAATGGCAGGAGATTAGCGACTACGCGCAGCAGCGCTTCCAGGCGACGCCGCAAACGGTGTTAACCACCGCGCAGGTACAGGATATTCTCAATCAGGTGTTTATTCGTCGCTCGGAAGGGTCGCCGGAGACGCTTGAAGTGCGCCATATTCAGCCGATCTACAGCCCGCTTATCGCGTTTTTCACCCAGCCGGTGAAGCAGATTTCCGCGAAGCCCGGCCTTGCGATGTTCCTGCTGGTGCTGGTTCTCCTTCTGCTCTGGCTGGTTATCTGA
- a CDS encoding sulfite exporter TauE/SafE family protein, which yields MDWFMVSPLLLTALFFVAMLAGFIDALAGGGGLLTVPALLAAGMSPAQALATNKLQACGGSLSASLYFIRRGVVSLRDQKLNILMTFIGSTSGALLVQHVQSDILRQILPVLVIAIGLYFLLMPRLGEDDRQRRLYGLPFALVAGGCVGFYDGFFGPGAGSFYALAFVTLAGFGLAKSTAHAKVLNATSNVGGLLLFIIGGKVIWGTGFVMLAGQFLGARLGSRLVLSKGQRLIRPMIVIVSAVMSAKLLYDSHGQEILHWLGIA from the coding sequence ATGGACTGGTTTATGGTTTCGCCGCTGTTGCTGACAGCGCTCTTTTTTGTCGCGATGCTGGCAGGATTTATCGATGCCCTCGCAGGCGGCGGCGGGTTGCTGACTGTGCCTGCGCTGCTGGCGGCGGGCATGTCGCCTGCCCAGGCGCTGGCGACCAATAAACTGCAGGCCTGCGGCGGCTCGCTGTCGGCCTCGCTCTATTTTATCCGTCGCGGCGTGGTTAGCCTGCGCGACCAGAAGCTCAATATCCTGATGACGTTTATCGGCTCCACCAGCGGCGCGCTGCTGGTGCAGCATGTGCAGTCCGATATTCTGCGCCAGATCCTGCCGGTGCTGGTGATTGCCATCGGCCTCTATTTTTTGCTGATGCCGCGCCTGGGCGAAGACGATCGCCAGCGCAGGCTTTATGGCCTGCCGTTCGCGCTGGTGGCGGGCGGCTGCGTCGGCTTTTATGACGGCTTTTTCGGCCCCGGCGCAGGTTCGTTTTACGCGCTGGCGTTTGTGACGCTCGCCGGTTTTGGTCTCGCCAAATCCACCGCGCACGCCAAAGTGCTTAACGCCACATCTAACGTCGGCGGTTTGCTGCTCTTTATCATTGGCGGCAAAGTTATCTGGGGCACCGGCTTTGTCATGCTCGCCGGACAATTTCTCGGCGCGCGCTTAGGCTCGCGTCTGGTATTAAGTAAAGGACAGCGCCTGATCCGCCCGATGATCGTTATCGTGTCGGCGGTGATGAGCGCCAAATTGTTATATGACAGCCACGGACAGGAGATCCTCCACTGGCTGGGGATAGCGTAA